From one Geoalkalibacter halelectricus genomic stretch:
- the cas4 gene encoding CRISPR-associated protein Cas4, with protein sequence MYAESDYVMLSALQHYLFCPRQCALIHLEQIWTENRYTAEGRILHERVDSREREVKSGVRIVRTLHVRSARLGLSGQADVVEFHADGRICPVEYKRGRPKSNRCDEVQLCAQALCLEEMLGKKIDDGALFYGQNKRRRSVAFNDELRRLTEETVAQVHHLFRTGITPKAVYSAKCDQCSLIAACLPKSCTTGRSVRKYLAGMLRGADHEKDAQHALRNDARGLSE encoded by the coding sequence ATGTATGCCGAGTCCGATTACGTCATGCTTTCGGCGTTGCAGCATTATCTGTTTTGTCCGCGCCAGTGCGCCCTGATTCATCTTGAGCAGATCTGGACGGAAAATCGTTACACCGCCGAAGGGCGCATTCTGCATGAGCGCGTCGATAGTCGTGAAAGGGAGGTGAAGAGCGGTGTACGAATTGTTCGCACCCTTCACGTTCGTTCGGCCCGGCTCGGGTTGAGCGGACAGGCCGACGTCGTGGAATTTCATGCCGACGGCAGGATTTGTCCCGTCGAATACAAGCGCGGCAGGCCCAAGAGCAATCGTTGCGACGAGGTGCAGCTTTGCGCGCAAGCTCTGTGTCTTGAGGAGATGCTGGGGAAAAAGATTGACGACGGCGCTCTTTTTTACGGCCAGAATAAACGTCGGCGCAGCGTCGCGTTTAACGATGAGCTCAGAAGGCTGACGGAAGAAACTGTTGCGCAGGTGCACCATCTCTTCCGTACGGGCATCACGCCCAAAGCGGTTTATTCCGCGAAGTGCGATCAGTGTTCACTTATTGCCGCATGCCTGCCGAAAAGCTGCACGACCGGTCGATCGGTCAGAAAATATCTGGCGGGAATGCTCAGGGGGGCGGACCATGAGAAAGATGCTCAACACGCTCTACGTAACGACGCAAGGGGCTTATCTGAATAA
- a CDS encoding HDOD domain-containing protein: MNVDFQTVVNSVGDLPPMPAVAVKVIEQLQDSTTSAAGLADTVAHDPALSARVLKIANSSFYSMKRQVKTLESAIVLLGERTLRSLVLAASLKGMNKSFGLLEKMLWEDSIGCAIGAKVLARRFDTVDSEEAFLGGLFRHIGKVVLNYSRPETFQDLMQAVYNGEGSIQELERRYFPYSHALVGAAVLKKWNFSDSLIECTLHHADLNIDEREEPSLYRLTATVHLAGAICTKLGIGQRSPDENLELATQPSAQALGLDIGELADTLDAIRIVFNENRSYFLG, encoded by the coding sequence ATGAATGTTGATTTCCAGACCGTGGTTAACTCCGTGGGCGATCTGCCGCCCATGCCGGCCGTGGCCGTCAAGGTCATCGAGCAGCTGCAGGACTCCACCACCTCCGCCGCCGGTCTGGCGGATACCGTCGCTCATGATCCGGCCCTGTCCGCGCGAGTGCTCAAGATCGCCAACTCCTCGTTTTATTCCATGAAGCGCCAGGTCAAGACCCTGGAAAGCGCCATCGTGCTGCTCGGCGAGCGTACCCTGCGCAGCCTGGTGCTGGCCGCCAGCCTCAAGGGCATGAACAAATCCTTTGGACTGCTGGAGAAAATGCTCTGGGAGGATTCCATCGGCTGCGCCATCGGCGCCAAGGTTCTGGCGCGCCGCTTCGACACCGTCGATTCCGAGGAAGCCTTCCTCGGCGGGCTGTTTCGCCACATCGGCAAGGTGGTGCTCAATTACAGCCGCCCCGAAACCTTTCAGGACCTCATGCAGGCGGTCTACAACGGCGAAGGGAGCATCCAGGAACTCGAAAGACGCTACTTTCCCTACAGTCACGCCCTGGTGGGCGCCGCCGTGCTGAAAAAATGGAATTTTTCCGACAGTCTCATCGAGTGTACCCTGCACCACGCCGACCTCAATATCGACGAGCGCGAAGAGCCCTCCCTGTATCGACTCACCGCCACCGTGCACCTCGCCGGCGCCATCTGCACCAAACTCGGCATCGGTCAGCGCTCGCCCGACGAGAACCTTGAGCTCGCGACTCAGCCGAGCGCTCAGGCTCTGGGGCTTGATATCGGCGAACTGGCCGACACATTGGACGCCATCCGCATCGTGTTCAACGAGAACCGTTCATATTTTCTGGGATAA
- the recD gene encoding exodeoxyribonuclease V subunit alpha: MSDAAAVLERLPLSSMSRHFARFVAGLAQPSPGVLELAAALVSQAAEQGHVCLDLGAPGNISAEDGQDLSASLPAPAEWSAALRACPQVARPGEIAPLVLDDRGRLYLYRYWRHEQSLAAEMRRRAAGRIGVTDEARLRDGLARLFGGGADTPTDWQRVAALAAVLHPLCVISGGPGTGKTSTVVKILALLLEQAGDNPLRIALAAPTGKAAARLAEAIGQARDGLALDEGLRRRIPHEAQTLHRLLGSGRRPGFRHHRDNPLPAEVVIVDEASMVDLSLMAALVDALDPAARLILLGDRDQLASVEAGAVLGDLCGPAEVGFSAAFTQSACTLSGDILPQAAPDQVAPLADNVIQLRRSYRFAPGSGIAQVAQAIKQGEGSRTLALLRDPALTDIAWRPLPSREGFTTALEPLLLEAFAPYLQATDPGQALAAFERFRLLCALRRGPWGVESLNRLAERLLARQGLVAPQSPYYHGRPILVTGNDYRQGLFNGDVGLIWSDPESGGALRAFFSQGGGLRKILPSRLPGHETVFAMTVHKSQGSEFDRVLLLLPDADTALLSRELLYTAVTRARAAVDIWADEALLSGAVGRRIQRSSGLRDALWDTPHSAGGVKYD; this comes from the coding sequence ATGAGCGACGCCGCCGCCGTGCTGGAGCGTTTGCCCCTGTCCTCCATGAGCCGCCATTTCGCCCGCTTCGTGGCCGGACTGGCGCAGCCATCCCCCGGTGTCCTGGAACTGGCCGCGGCCCTGGTCAGCCAGGCGGCCGAGCAGGGCCATGTGTGCCTGGATCTGGGCGCGCCGGGAAATATTTCGGCCGAGGACGGCCAGGACTTGTCCGCTTCCCTGCCCGCGCCCGCGGAATGGAGTGCTGCCCTGCGTGCCTGTCCCCAGGTGGCGCGCCCAGGCGAAATCGCCCCCCTGGTGCTCGACGACCGGGGTCGGCTCTATCTCTACCGCTATTGGCGCCACGAGCAAAGCCTGGCCGCGGAAATGCGGCGGCGCGCCGCTGGGCGGATCGGCGTCACCGACGAGGCGCGGCTGCGCGACGGGCTGGCGCGTTTGTTCGGCGGCGGCGCGGACACCCCCACCGACTGGCAGCGCGTGGCGGCCCTGGCCGCGGTACTCCACCCTCTGTGCGTGATCTCCGGTGGCCCCGGCACGGGCAAAACCTCCACGGTGGTCAAGATTCTCGCCCTGTTGCTGGAACAGGCGGGCGACAATCCCCTGCGCATCGCCCTGGCCGCGCCCACCGGCAAGGCGGCAGCGCGTCTTGCCGAAGCCATCGGGCAGGCGCGCGACGGCCTGGCCCTTGACGAGGGTCTGCGCCGGCGCATTCCCCATGAGGCCCAAACCCTGCACCGGCTGCTCGGCAGCGGACGGCGGCCCGGTTTTCGCCACCATCGCGACAACCCCTTGCCCGCCGAGGTGGTCATCGTCGATGAGGCGTCCATGGTCGATCTGTCCCTCATGGCGGCCCTGGTGGATGCCCTGGATCCCGCCGCGCGCCTGATTTTGCTCGGCGACCGCGATCAACTGGCGTCCGTCGAGGCCGGGGCGGTGCTCGGCGATCTCTGCGGACCCGCCGAGGTCGGTTTTTCCGCCGCCTTCACGCAATCCGCGTGCACCCTAAGCGGCGATATTCTGCCGCAGGCGGCGCCGGACCAGGTTGCGCCCCTTGCGGACAACGTGATTCAACTGCGGCGCAGCTATCGTTTCGCGCCGGGCAGCGGCATCGCCCAAGTGGCACAAGCCATCAAACAGGGCGAGGGTTCCCGTACCCTGGCGCTGCTGCGCGACCCCGCTCTAACCGACATCGCCTGGCGCCCCCTACCAAGCCGGGAAGGATTCACGACGGCTCTTGAGCCGCTACTGCTTGAAGCCTTCGCGCCCTACCTGCAAGCCACCGATCCCGGCCAGGCCCTGGCAGCTTTTGAGCGCTTTCGTCTGCTCTGCGCCCTGCGGCGCGGCCCCTGGGGCGTGGAAAGCCTCAATCGTCTGGCCGAAAGGCTCTTGGCGCGGCAGGGTCTGGTGGCGCCCCAATCCCCTTATTATCATGGGCGCCCCATTCTGGTGACGGGCAACGACTATCGCCAGGGGCTTTTTAACGGCGATGTCGGGCTGATCTGGTCCGACCCCGAGTCCGGCGGCGCCTTGCGGGCCTTTTTCTCCCAGGGCGGCGGGCTGCGCAAGATTCTTCCGAGTCGCCTCCCGGGGCATGAAACGGTCTTCGCCATGACCGTGCATAAGAGTCAGGGCAGCGAGTTCGATCGCGTCCTGCTGCTTCTGCCCGATGCCGACACCGCCCTGCTCAGCCGCGAACTGCTCTACACCGCCGTGACGCGCGCCCGCGCCGCCGTGGACATCTGGGCGGATGAGGCGCTGCTGAGCGGCGCGGTGGGGCGGCGCATTCAGCGTTCCTCGGGGTTGCGCGATGCCTTGTGGGATACCCCGCACTCGGCCGGCGGGGTAAAATATGATTAG
- the cas7c gene encoding type I-C CRISPR-associated protein Cas7/Csd2 translates to MTAIANRYEFVLLFDVENGNPNGDPDAGNMPRIDPETGHGLVTDVCLKRKIRNHVALARGGVEGFNIYVQEKAVLNQTNELAYKAYELKPEAKKLPKKVEDAQKVTGWMCANFFDIRSFGAVMTTEVNCGQVRGPVQLAFAKSIEPIVPQEISITRMAVTNEKDLEKERTMGRKHIVPYGLYVAQGFVSAPLAEKTGFSEDDLNLLWEALINMFEHDRSAARGLMSSRKLVVFRHDSKMGNAPAHKLFDLVEIRRNNHTEGPARSFKDYDVRIDAAPSGVEIIEKL, encoded by the coding sequence ATGACCGCTATCGCCAACCGCTATGAATTCGTGCTGCTTTTCGACGTGGAAAACGGCAACCCCAACGGTGATCCCGATGCGGGTAACATGCCGCGCATCGACCCCGAGACGGGCCATGGCCTGGTCACGGACGTCTGTCTCAAGCGCAAGATCCGCAACCATGTCGCCCTGGCCAGGGGGGGCGTGGAAGGGTTCAATATCTATGTGCAGGAAAAGGCGGTTCTCAACCAGACCAATGAACTGGCCTACAAGGCCTACGAACTGAAACCGGAGGCCAAGAAGCTGCCGAAGAAGGTCGAGGACGCGCAAAAGGTCACCGGCTGGATGTGCGCCAACTTTTTCGACATCCGCTCCTTTGGCGCGGTCATGACCACCGAAGTGAATTGTGGGCAGGTGCGTGGTCCGGTGCAATTGGCGTTTGCCAAAAGCATTGAACCCATCGTGCCGCAGGAAATCAGCATCACCCGCATGGCCGTCACCAATGAAAAAGACCTTGAAAAAGAACGCACCATGGGCCGCAAACATATCGTGCCCTACGGGCTCTATGTCGCGCAGGGCTTCGTGTCGGCGCCCCTGGCCGAAAAGACCGGCTTCAGCGAGGACGACCTGAACCTTCTGTGGGAGGCGCTCATCAACATGTTCGAGCATGACCGCTCCGCGGCCCGCGGGTTGATGAGCAGCCGCAAGCTCGTTGTTTTCAGGCATGACTCGAAAATGGGCAATGCCCCGGCCCATAAGCTCTTCGATCTGGTGGAAATTCGGCGCAACAATCACACCGAAGGTCCGGCACGATCTTTCAAGGATTATGACGTAAGGATCGACGCAGCTCCGTCTGGTGTTGAAATCATCGAAAAACTGTAA
- the cas1c gene encoding type I-C CRISPR-associated endonuclease Cas1c codes for MRKMLNTLYVTTQGAYLNKEGETVAVNIERETRLRLPIHTLSSIVCFGQVTCSPFLLGHCAENDVSVSFMTAHGRFLARVQGPVAGNVLLRRAQYRQADDPVASARLARLFVLGKVVNCRTVMSRALRDHGEKINAPEMPKKVALFAKVARNLLQEESLDNIRGIEGRAANDYFGHFNDLIVSQKDDFVFAGRNRRPPLDRVNCLLSFLYSLLYHDARSALETVGLDPAVGFLHRDRPGRLSLALDLMEEFRPVLADRLALSLINLGQMRKKGFRTLESGAVVMEDDSRKVLLTEYQKRKQVEIEHPFLKEKIPLGMLMFAQAQLLSRYLRGDLDEYPPFIWR; via the coding sequence ATGAGAAAGATGCTCAACACGCTCTACGTAACGACGCAAGGGGCTTATCTGAATAAGGAGGGAGAAACGGTCGCCGTCAACATCGAGCGTGAAACCAGGTTGCGGCTGCCGATTCACACGCTGAGTTCCATCGTCTGCTTCGGTCAGGTGACATGCAGCCCCTTTCTGCTTGGGCATTGCGCCGAAAATGATGTCAGCGTCAGCTTCATGACCGCCCATGGGCGGTTTCTGGCCCGCGTGCAGGGGCCGGTGGCGGGAAATGTACTGCTGCGCCGCGCGCAGTATCGCCAAGCCGATGACCCGGTTGCTTCGGCACGCCTGGCGCGTTTGTTTGTTCTGGGAAAAGTCGTGAACTGTCGCACGGTCATGAGCCGGGCACTGCGCGATCACGGCGAAAAGATCAACGCACCGGAGATGCCCAAAAAGGTCGCCTTGTTCGCCAAGGTCGCCCGCAACTTGCTCCAGGAGGAATCCCTCGATAACATTCGGGGCATCGAAGGTCGGGCGGCGAATGACTACTTCGGTCATTTCAACGATTTGATCGTATCCCAGAAAGATGACTTTGTATTTGCCGGGCGTAACCGCCGTCCTCCCCTGGATCGGGTCAACTGCCTGCTGTCGTTTCTCTACTCGCTGCTTTATCACGATGCCCGCTCGGCGTTGGAAACCGTGGGGCTTGATCCGGCAGTCGGTTTTTTGCATCGTGACCGGCCCGGGCGCCTGAGCTTGGCCCTGGATTTGATGGAGGAATTTCGGCCGGTGCTGGCGGACCGGCTGGCTCTTTCACTGATCAACCTCGGCCAGATGCGGAAAAAAGGTTTCCGGACCTTGGAATCCGGAGCCGTGGTGATGGAAGACGACAGCCGCAAGGTTCTGCTCACCGAGTACCAGAAGCGCAAACAGGTCGAGATCGAACATCCTTTTCTCAAGGAGAAAATCCCTTTGGGGATGCTGATGTTTGCCCAGGCGCAGCTATTGAGCCGCTACCTTCGCGGCGATCTGGACGAATATCCTCCGTTTATCTGGCGGTGA
- the cas8c gene encoding type I-C CRISPR-associated protein Cas8c/Csd1 codes for MILQALNGYYERMAENPDSGMPPFGTSIESISFALVLDVNGVLQNVEDLREIENGKARARKLPVPAAVTRTSGVKSNFLWDKSSYVLGADAEGATEKNQERFAAFQDFLQHVGAEIDDPGFSAVVKFLRDWDRGRAEDVIGQFAPWEEVCNANLVFRLDGVPGFIHNRPPVQKAWARFNRDKESAALVQCLISGAKDAPLAPVHTPIKGVRGGQTSGGYIVSFNKPAFVSYAQDKASVSEDSAFAYTTALNGLLAGKSRRKVHIGDTTLVFWAQRASPAEEFLADLIEPSDAAVDTAGVEDDPHTAGKISSLLHAIRDGRRAADILPDLDESVQFYLLALAPNAARLSIRFWETNSLGSFLERIGRHFQQLDMVRQFDNEPEFPPLWRLLCQIAPLGKNENIPAVLAGAMAKAMLTGCRYPQNLLAAVLGRIRAEHVVTYFRAALLKAFLMRNHQMEVPVSLDIQKKDLPYLLGRLFAVLEKAQEEAVPGSNATIKDRYLASASATPGQVFHLLLKNAANHVSKLRKDPEKKGRAHHLEILTQDIMAEISAFPRTLPATEQGQFMIGYYHQRKDFFTKKNQEG; via the coding sequence ATGATTCTGCAAGCCCTGAATGGCTATTACGAGCGCATGGCCGAGAATCCCGATTCGGGTATGCCGCCTTTCGGAACCAGCATTGAGAGTATCTCCTTCGCGCTGGTTCTCGATGTGAATGGGGTATTGCAAAATGTTGAAGATCTGCGGGAAATCGAAAACGGTAAAGCGCGGGCCAGAAAGTTGCCGGTTCCGGCGGCCGTGACGCGCACGTCCGGGGTCAAGTCCAATTTTCTTTGGGACAAATCGAGCTATGTGCTGGGGGCGGATGCTGAAGGAGCGACGGAAAAGAACCAGGAGCGATTCGCCGCCTTTCAGGATTTTTTGCAACATGTCGGCGCGGAGATCGACGATCCCGGGTTTTCAGCGGTCGTCAAATTCCTGCGGGATTGGGATCGCGGCCGCGCCGAGGATGTCATCGGTCAATTTGCGCCCTGGGAAGAGGTTTGCAACGCAAACCTAGTATTTCGCCTCGACGGCGTCCCTGGGTTCATCCACAACCGTCCCCCCGTCCAAAAGGCCTGGGCTCGGTTCAATCGGGACAAGGAGAGTGCCGCGCTGGTTCAATGCCTGATTTCCGGCGCCAAGGATGCGCCCCTCGCTCCGGTGCACACGCCGATCAAGGGAGTAAGGGGCGGGCAGACCTCGGGCGGCTATATCGTCTCGTTCAACAAGCCGGCGTTCGTTTCCTACGCCCAGGACAAGGCCTCGGTTTCTGAAGATTCGGCCTTTGCCTACACCACGGCGCTCAATGGCCTGCTGGCCGGCAAAAGTCGCCGGAAGGTTCACATCGGCGACACCACTCTGGTTTTCTGGGCGCAGCGGGCCAGTCCGGCGGAAGAATTTCTCGCCGACCTCATCGAGCCCTCCGATGCAGCCGTCGACACCGCCGGTGTTGAGGACGATCCGCACACCGCCGGGAAAATCAGCAGCCTGCTCCACGCCATTCGCGATGGGCGCCGGGCGGCGGACATCCTGCCGGATCTCGACGAATCCGTGCAGTTCTACCTTCTTGCCTTGGCTCCCAATGCCGCGCGGCTGTCCATTCGCTTTTGGGAAACCAACAGCCTGGGCTCCTTTCTGGAACGCATCGGCAGACATTTCCAGCAGTTGGACATGGTTCGCCAGTTCGACAACGAGCCTGAGTTTCCGCCTCTGTGGCGGTTGCTCTGCCAGATCGCCCCTTTGGGAAAGAACGAAAACATCCCGGCGGTTCTCGCCGGCGCCATGGCCAAGGCCATGCTGACCGGCTGCCGCTATCCGCAAAATCTCTTGGCCGCCGTTCTTGGGCGCATCCGCGCCGAACATGTCGTCACCTATTTCCGTGCCGCCTTGCTCAAGGCCTTTCTCATGCGTAACCATCAAATGGAGGTGCCCGTGTCGCTCGACATCCAGAAAAAAGATCTGCCCTATCTTCTGGGGCGGCTGTTCGCCGTCCTGGAAAAAGCCCAGGAGGAAGCCGTCCCGGGGTCCAACGCCACCATCAAGGACCGCTATCTCGCCTCGGCCTCGGCCACGCCGGGCCAGGTCTTCCACCTGTTGCTGAAAAACGCGGCCAATCATGTCTCCAAGTTGCGCAAGGATCCGGAAAAAAAGGGCAGGGCGCACCATCTGGAGATCCTGACCCAGGACATCATGGCGGAAATCAGCGCCTTTCCCAGAACCCTTCCGGCAACGGAGCAGGGGCAGTTCATGATCGGCTACTACCATCAGCGCAAAGACTTTTTCACCAAAAAGAATCAGGAGGGATGA
- the cas2 gene encoding CRISPR-associated endonuclease Cas2 produces the protein MMVLVSYDVATSDPGGAKRLRRVAKICTNHGQRVQYSVFECIVDPGQWVAMRQQLIDVIDESQDSLRFYFLGTGWRRKVEHIGAREAIDQEGPLIL, from the coding sequence ATGATGGTGCTTGTCAGTTACGATGTGGCGACGTCTGACCCTGGTGGTGCGAAACGTCTGCGCCGAGTAGCAAAAATCTGCACGAATCACGGTCAGCGGGTGCAGTATTCGGTTTTTGAGTGCATTGTCGACCCGGGGCAATGGGTTGCCATGCGGCAGCAGTTGATTGATGTCATCGACGAATCACAGGACAGTTTGCGGTTTTATTTTCTGGGGACGGGGTGGCGAAGAAAAGTCGAGCATATCGGTGCAAGGGAGGCGATTGATCAGGAAGGCCCATTGATTCTTTAG
- the cas5c gene encoding type I-C CRISPR-associated protein Cas5c — protein MAYGVKLRVWGDYACFTRPEMKVERVSYDVMTPSAARGILEAIHWKPAIRWVVDRIHVLRPIKFDNLRRNEVSSKIPKPNPATAMRENKRLYFLVDDGDNRQQRAATLLRDVEYVIEAHFQLTDKAGPDDNEGKHLAIFNRRAAAGQFFHQPCLGCREFPAYFELLEGEIPSSPYAGQSKELGYMLLDLDFDNQMTPLFFRAVMENGIISPPSPLASEVRS, from the coding sequence ATGGCCTATGGCGTCAAGTTGAGAGTCTGGGGGGATTATGCCTGTTTCACGCGGCCGGAAATGAAGGTGGAGCGCGTCTCCTATGATGTGATGACCCCTTCGGCGGCGCGGGGCATTTTGGAGGCGATTCACTGGAAGCCGGCCATCCGCTGGGTGGTGGATCGCATCCATGTGCTGCGGCCCATCAAGTTCGACAACCTGCGGCGTAACGAGGTCAGCTCGAAAATCCCCAAACCCAATCCTGCCACCGCCATGCGCGAGAACAAGCGCCTCTATTTTCTTGTCGATGACGGCGACAATCGCCAGCAGCGCGCCGCGACGCTGTTGCGCGATGTCGAATATGTGATCGAGGCGCATTTTCAACTCACCGACAAGGCCGGCCCTGACGACAATGAGGGAAAGCACCTGGCCATCTTCAACCGCCGGGCCGCGGCCGGCCAGTTTTTTCACCAACCCTGCCTCGGCTGCCGTGAATTCCCCGCCTATTTCGAACTGCTCGAAGGGGAAATCCCTTCTTCGCCCTATGCCGGACAATCCAAGGAACTCGGCTACATGCTGCTGGACCTGGATTTCGACAACCAGATGACGCCCCTGTTTTTCCGGGCTGTCATGGAGAACGGCATCATCAGCCCGCCCTCACCCTTGGCGTCGGAGGTGCGGTCATGA
- a CDS encoding HD-GYP domain-containing protein — MMPPRASPLAARKSIPYKMLTHLQVDTEAEKDYRPIDLGCLHPEISAPCDLFLQVGPRRYTLFARKGLGFSQNHRQNLMETGVQELYIQEEDAPVFYRYLKDALCQVVRNPNCPSETKAQFVHAACRDIMTKVYSDPRASFIEQALEVIRPSVDLVVRDDRATRCMVQMTAHDVNTYTHCTNVGIFSIALARIFFGSSSEHDLQNMAAGFFLHDLGKCKIPLEVLNKPGPLDADEWQTVKKHPRDGFEILAETGQMTDEARIIILQHHEKDDGSGYPNQIRAKDIHPYARICRIADVYEALTSDRPYHTRHSTYETLKMMKEKILADVDQDLFGHFIKLFRV, encoded by the coding sequence ATGATGCCTCCGAGAGCGTCGCCTTTGGCGGCGCGCAAGAGCATTCCTTATAAGATGCTGACTCATCTGCAGGTAGACACCGAGGCTGAGAAGGACTATCGGCCCATCGACCTGGGTTGTCTGCATCCCGAGATCAGTGCGCCTTGCGACCTTTTTTTACAGGTCGGACCGCGACGCTACACCCTTTTTGCGCGCAAGGGCCTGGGCTTTTCCCAAAACCACCGGCAGAACCTGATGGAGACGGGCGTTCAGGAGCTCTACATTCAGGAGGAGGACGCCCCGGTTTTCTACCGCTACCTCAAGGATGCGCTGTGCCAGGTGGTGCGCAACCCCAATTGTCCGTCGGAGACCAAGGCGCAGTTCGTTCATGCCGCCTGCCGCGACATCATGACCAAGGTCTACAGTGACCCGCGGGCCAGCTTTATCGAGCAGGCCCTGGAGGTGATTCGCCCCTCGGTGGATCTGGTGGTGCGCGATGACCGCGCCACGCGCTGCATGGTGCAGATGACCGCCCACGACGTCAACACCTACACCCATTGCACCAACGTGGGGATTTTCAGCATCGCCCTGGCGCGGATTTTCTTCGGCAGTTCCTCGGAGCATGACCTGCAAAACATGGCCGCCGGTTTTTTCCTGCACGATCTGGGCAAGTGCAAAATTCCCCTGGAGGTTCTCAACAAGCCGGGCCCCCTGGATGCCGATGAATGGCAGACGGTGAAGAAGCACCCGCGCGACGGTTTCGAGATTCTCGCCGAAACCGGGCAGATGACCGACGAGGCCCGCATCATCATCCTCCAGCATCACGAAAAGGATGACGGCAGCGGCTACCCCAACCAGATTCGCGCCAAGGATATTCATCCCTACGCGCGCATCTGCCGCATCGCCGATGTCTACGAGGCGCTCACTTCCGACCGCCCCTACCACACCCGCCACAGCACCTACGAGACGCTCAAGATGATGAAAGAAAAAATCCTGGCCGATGTGGACCAGGATCTTTTCGGGCATTTCATCAAGCTGTTTCGCGTCTGA
- a CDS encoding HEAT repeat domain-containing protein, producing MDQKLEKKFRERAVALGNSGDPRGLMELVELTRLPVANVRRLAASAIGKLAGLADAAAAVAALQPLLQDDFPQVRQYAAKALSAYGTHAKCALADLRDMAISPVEKDYNNNCAKSAIEVIEEASRIAERQAEHCCQRCGVKLEADEFTRSQKAFQRPFCNYCFDEVFLERRNFETKVQLQKNIRAKDGTWVQSDGERLICEALHAERIRYRYDERFRILDGYAIRPDFYLPEFDVYIEYWGMDTADYKIGMLKKQQLYQQQGKRLVSLYPGDKPRMRETLLGKLAKYQ from the coding sequence ATGGATCAGAAGCTTGAAAAGAAATTTCGTGAGCGTGCGGTTGCCCTGGGCAATTCGGGCGATCCGCGAGGTTTGATGGAATTGGTTGAATTGACCCGCTTGCCCGTTGCCAATGTGCGGCGGTTGGCGGCGTCGGCCATCGGCAAGTTGGCGGGTTTGGCCGACGCCGCTGCGGCGGTTGCCGCCTTGCAGCCGCTATTACAGGATGACTTTCCCCAGGTGCGCCAATATGCGGCCAAGGCCCTGAGCGCCTACGGCACCCATGCAAAATGCGCCCTGGCCGATTTGCGTGACATGGCCATCAGCCCTGTTGAAAAAGACTACAACAACAACTGCGCCAAATCGGCCATCGAAGTGATTGAAGAGGCGAGTCGCATCGCAGAGAGGCAAGCCGAGCATTGCTGCCAACGTTGCGGGGTCAAGCTCGAAGCCGATGAGTTCACTCGCAGCCAAAAGGCGTTTCAGCGCCCGTTCTGCAATTATTGCTTCGATGAGGTTTTTCTCGAACGGCGCAACTTCGAAACCAAGGTACAGTTGCAGAAAAACATTCGCGCCAAGGACGGAACCTGGGTGCAGTCCGACGGTGAGCGGCTCATTTGCGAGGCGTTGCACGCGGAAAGGATTCGTTATCGCTACGACGAGCGCTTCCGCATTCTTGACGGCTATGCCATCCGCCCCGATTTCTATCTGCCGGAATTCGATGTCTATATCGAGTACTGGGGCATGGACACCGCCGACTATAAGATCGGTATGCTCAAGAAGCAGCAGCTTTACCAGCAGCAGGGCAAACGGCTGGTTTCTCTTTATCCCGGTGACAAGCCGCGTATGCGCGAAACGCTGCTGGGCAAGCTGGCCAAGTATCAATGA